A genomic region of Candidatus Atribacteria bacterium ADurb.Bin276 contains the following coding sequences:
- the rpoB gene encoding DNA-directed RNA polymerase subunit beta, whose translation MNSGYIQRKTFSKVTSFAELPHFIEIQRKSFDLFLQANISPQERKRQGLQEVFTEIFPIQDFTGKLMLEFIDYRLDRPVFSVRECKDRGRTYAAPLFARVRLINRETNEIKEQDVYMGEIPLMTDKGTFVVNGAERVVVTQLIRSPGIFFTKEVTPTGKVEYGFKIIPNRGAWLEFGIDPGEILFVRVDKRRKINAMTLIRALGFSNDEEILELFDNHSYIQATLERETTSNPKEAVMEIFRRLRPSEPPTEENTRDFMRYLFFDPRRYDLGEVGRYKLNNKLKLEERIVRIEEFVGAEDIILDHEEHQCLRNQAAIDENNPSRYEILLRKGDKIGRQLARTLEELNQEYNIEFIRVYNDEDQVIKVFIEREDELELVGDELEGRSISQDVLQPETGETLLKKGDMVTLEALRTLRVHGIEKIWVEKGRILSQADVVGGIRYLLNLLNGVGYDDDIDHLGNRRARPVGELLQNQFRTGLLRVEKVIREKMTIQPDTDSATPQNLINVRPVVAAIKEFLGSSPLSQFMDQINPLSEITHKRRLSALGPGGLSRERAGFEVRDVHYTHYGRMCPIETPEGPNIGLITSLCIYAKINEYGFIVTPYLKVENRHLTDEIRYLSADEEDRYHIAPSDAVIDENGMIRDENVVVRFRSKIVEVESRKVDFIDVSPQQIISASASLIPFLEHNDANRALMGTNMQRQAVPLLVSKPPLIGTGMEYKVAQDSGATVVSRNSGVVKQVDSVFIEIENDDGDIDLYELEKFQRSNQSTCINQKPIVRVGQYVEAGQIIADGPCTSMGEIALGRNVLVAFMPWEGENFEDAILISERLVKEEVFTSVHIEEYEIEARDTKLGPEEITRDIPNLGDDILRNLDDEGIIRVGADVKPGDILVGKVTPKGETELTPEERLLRAIFGEKAREVRDTSLRVPHGEYGKVIDVKVFSRENDDELAPGVNKLVKVFVAQKRKITVGDKMAGRHGNKGVIARILAEEDMPFLPDGTPVDIVLNPLGVPSRMNIGQILETHLGWVANKERMFIASAPFDGAKESEILEALKDVTISQENRYPVFAFDDRISPEFNLLPHGKVILFDGRTGEPFDNEVTVGYIYMMKLAHLVETKIHARSTGPYSLVTQQPLGGKAQFGGQRFGEMEVWALEGYGAAYTLQEILTVKSDDIVGRVKAYEAIVKGQNVLKPSVPESFKVLVKELQSLCLDVKVFDSRKKEISIEQMEDADDDIPGLGVNLQGREKK comes from the coding sequence GTGAATTCTGGATACATTCAGAGAAAGACATTTTCAAAGGTGACTTCATTTGCCGAACTTCCCCATTTTATTGAGATACAAAGAAAGTCATTTGACCTATTTTTACAAGCGAATATTTCCCCCCAAGAACGGAAAAGGCAAGGTTTGCAAGAAGTTTTCACCGAAATTTTTCCTATACAGGATTTTACCGGGAAACTCATGCTGGAGTTTATCGATTATCGTTTGGATAGGCCAGTATTCTCGGTTCGTGAATGTAAAGATAGAGGTCGGACATATGCTGCCCCATTATTTGCTCGAGTTCGATTGATTAACCGCGAAACCAATGAAATAAAAGAACAAGATGTATATATGGGTGAAATTCCACTCATGACTGATAAGGGGACTTTTGTGGTGAATGGAGCGGAACGGGTTGTAGTAACGCAGCTCATCCGATCTCCAGGGATATTTTTTACTAAAGAAGTGACACCAACTGGAAAAGTGGAATATGGTTTTAAGATCATTCCCAACCGTGGTGCCTGGTTAGAATTTGGAATTGACCCAGGAGAAATTCTCTTTGTTCGTGTCGATAAAAGGCGCAAGATCAATGCTATGACTTTGATCAGAGCTTTGGGATTTTCAAACGACGAGGAAATCCTCGAACTGTTCGATAATCATTCTTACATCCAAGCCACCCTGGAAAGAGAAACAACTTCAAACCCCAAAGAAGCGGTCATGGAAATTTTCCGGCGACTTCGTCCCAGTGAGCCACCAACCGAAGAAAATACTCGAGATTTTATGAGATATTTGTTCTTTGATCCCCGTCGTTATGACCTTGGTGAGGTGGGACGATATAAACTGAATAATAAACTAAAATTGGAAGAACGCATTGTCCGAATTGAAGAGTTTGTTGGAGCTGAGGATATTATTCTTGACCATGAAGAACATCAATGTCTTCGCAATCAAGCAGCTATCGATGAAAATAATCCTTCCCGATATGAAATTCTCCTTCGTAAAGGAGACAAAATTGGTCGGCAATTAGCTCGAACCTTAGAAGAGCTTAACCAGGAATACAATATCGAATTTATACGAGTGTATAACGACGAAGATCAGGTCATAAAAGTATTTATTGAACGCGAAGATGAATTGGAGTTGGTTGGCGACGAGTTGGAGGGCAGATCGATAAGTCAGGATGTGCTTCAACCGGAGACCGGAGAAACCCTCCTTAAAAAAGGCGATATGGTGACCTTAGAGGCCTTAAGGACCCTAAGGGTTCATGGTATAGAAAAAATTTGGGTGGAAAAGGGACGGATTTTGAGTCAAGCCGATGTAGTTGGGGGCATTCGCTATCTCCTCAACTTGTTGAACGGTGTTGGCTATGATGATGACATTGACCACCTGGGAAATCGACGAGCTCGACCGGTGGGAGAGCTCCTACAAAATCAATTTAGAACTGGGTTGCTGCGAGTTGAAAAGGTCATTCGAGAAAAAATGACCATCCAACCCGACACCGATTCAGCTACTCCTCAAAACCTGATTAATGTTCGTCCAGTGGTAGCCGCTATCAAGGAATTTTTAGGAAGCAGTCCTCTTTCCCAGTTTATGGATCAAATCAATCCACTTTCGGAAATAACCCATAAAAGACGGTTAAGTGCTTTAGGACCTGGAGGTTTGAGCCGTGAACGAGCAGGTTTTGAAGTTCGTGATGTCCATTATACCCATTATGGGCGGATGTGTCCGATAGAAACTCCCGAAGGACCCAACATTGGCTTGATTACCTCTCTATGTATCTATGCCAAGATCAATGAGTATGGCTTTATTGTGACACCCTATTTAAAAGTTGAAAATCGACATTTGACCGATGAAATTAGGTATCTTTCTGCTGATGAAGAAGACCGTTATCATATTGCGCCTTCCGATGCTGTTATCGATGAGAACGGGATGATACGCGATGAAAACGTCGTAGTTCGTTTCCGTTCGAAAATTGTTGAGGTAGAAAGCAGAAAAGTTGATTTTATTGATGTTTCGCCTCAACAGATCATCAGTGCTTCAGCGTCACTCATTCCATTTTTAGAGCACAATGATGCCAACCGAGCTCTGATGGGAACCAACATGCAACGACAAGCGGTTCCTCTTTTGGTTTCCAAGCCCCCTCTTATTGGGACGGGCATGGAATACAAAGTCGCTCAGGATTCAGGTGCTACAGTTGTTAGCCGAAATAGTGGAGTAGTTAAGCAAGTCGATTCAGTTTTTATTGAAATTGAAAATGATGATGGTGATATTGATCTCTATGAATTGGAAAAATTTCAGCGGTCCAACCAAAGTACCTGTATCAACCAAAAACCGATCGTTCGAGTTGGGCAGTATGTTGAGGCTGGACAGATTATTGCTGATGGGCCTTGTACTTCAATGGGTGAGATTGCTTTAGGGAGAAATGTCTTAGTAGCTTTCATGCCCTGGGAAGGAGAGAACTTCGAAGATGCCATTCTGATTAGCGAACGATTGGTTAAAGAAGAAGTTTTCACGTCAGTTCATATTGAAGAATATGAAATCGAAGCCCGAGACACCAAGTTAGGTCCAGAGGAAATTACTCGTGACATTCCCAATTTAGGAGATGATATTCTTCGGAATCTAGACGATGAAGGAATTATCCGAGTTGGAGCTGATGTAAAACCAGGAGATATCTTGGTAGGGAAGGTTACTCCCAAGGGAGAAACCGAGCTTACCCCCGAAGAGCGATTACTTCGGGCAATATTTGGAGAAAAAGCCCGAGAAGTTCGAGATACATCCCTTCGGGTTCCCCATGGAGAATATGGGAAAGTTATTGATGTTAAAGTATTTTCTCGAGAAAACGATGATGAACTGGCACCAGGAGTCAATAAACTGGTTAAGGTGTTTGTCGCCCAGAAAAGAAAAATTACCGTTGGCGATAAAATGGCTGGTCGTCATGGAAATAAAGGAGTTATAGCCAGGATTCTTGCTGAGGAGGACATGCCCTTCCTTCCCGATGGAACACCGGTTGACATTGTTCTCAATCCACTGGGAGTTCCTTCTCGAATGAATATTGGGCAGATTTTAGAGACTCACTTGGGTTGGGTTGCCAATAAAGAACGGATGTTTATTGCCAGTGCTCCTTTCGATGGAGCGAAAGAATCGGAGATTTTAGAAGCCTTGAAAGATGTAACCATCAGTCAAGAAAACCGTTATCCGGTTTTTGCTTTTGACGACAGGATATCGCCGGAGTTTAATCTTCTCCCCCATGGAAAAGTGATCCTTTTCGATGGAAGAACTGGTGAACCTTTCGACAATGAAGTGACAGTTGGATACATATATATGATGAAACTTGCTCACCTGGTTGAAACCAAGATTCATGCACGTTCAACTGGACCGTACTCTTTAGTTACCCAACAGCCGTTGGGAGGTAAAGCCCAATTTGGCGGGCAGCGTTTTGGAGAAATGGAAGTATGGGCACTGGAAGGATACGGAGCTGCCTATACTTTACAAGAAATTCTGACAGTGAAATCCGACGATATTGTCGGAAGAGTAAAAGCTTATGAAGCAATTGTCAAAGGTCAAAATGTGCTCAAGCCGTCGGTTCCCGAATCATTTAAAGTATTGGTTAAGGAATTGCAAAGCTTGTGTCTCGATGTGAAAGTGTTTGATTCCAGGAAAAAGGAAATTTCCATCGAACAGATGGAAGATGCCGATGATGATATACCTGGATTAGGAGTTAATCTGCAGGGACGAGAGAAAAAATAA